A region from the Aliarcobacter thereius LMG 24486 genome encodes:
- a CDS encoding homoserine dehydrogenase, which translates to MLKVGIIGVGTVGTSVANILRDNKNIITARAGIEIVPTIGVVSNLNKKRDVEIKLTNNIDEVLDDPSIDIIVELMGGIEEPYKIVKKALENGKAVVTANKALLAYHRYELQELAGDSPFEFEAAVAGGIPIINALRDGLSANNIKSIQGIMNGTCNFMLTKMINEGASYDEILKEAQELGYAEANPTFDVGGFDTAHKLLILGSIAYGIDVKPEDILIEGIQNIKQTDIEFAKEFEYNIKLLGIAKKVDNQIELRVHPVLIPLDKMIAKVDGVMNGVSVVGDKVGETMYYGAGAGGNATASAVIANIIDIARKGKGSPMLGFEKQIGIQPTLMPKDEIKTKYYLRLEVADKSGTLAKVAKIFGDNDISIENMMQKSKKEQKANLLLTTHICIEKDILKAINELENSGVVLKKPAMIRIED; encoded by the coding sequence ATGCTTAAAGTTGGAATTATTGGAGTTGGTACAGTTGGAACAAGTGTTGCAAATATTTTAAGAGATAATAAAAATATTATTACAGCACGAGCAGGTATTGAGATTGTTCCAACTATTGGAGTAGTTTCAAATTTAAATAAAAAAAGAGATGTTGAGATAAAACTTACAAATAATATTGATGAAGTTTTAGACGATCCAAGTATTGATATTATTGTTGAGCTTATGGGTGGAATTGAAGAGCCATATAAAATTGTAAAAAAAGCTTTAGAAAATGGCAAAGCAGTTGTTACAGCAAATAAAGCTCTTCTTGCTTATCATAGATATGAACTTCAAGAATTAGCTGGTGACTCACCATTTGAATTTGAAGCAGCAGTTGCAGGTGGAATTCCTATAATTAATGCTTTAAGAGATGGTTTAAGTGCAAATAATATCAAATCTATTCAAGGTATTATGAATGGAACTTGTAACTTTATGCTTACTAAAATGATAAATGAAGGTGCAAGTTATGATGAAATTCTAAAAGAAGCTCAAGAGTTAGGTTATGCAGAAGCAAATCCTACTTTTGATGTTGGTGGCTTTGATACTGCTCATAAACTTTTAATTTTGGGTTCAATTGCTTATGGAATTGATGTAAAACCAGAAGATATTTTAATTGAAGGTATTCAAAATATAAAACAGACAGATATTGAGTTTGCAAAAGAGTTTGAATACAATATAAAACTTTTAGGAATTGCAAAAAAAGTAGATAATCAAATAGAACTTAGAGTTCATCCTGTTTTAATTCCACTTGATAAAATGATAGCAAAAGTAGATGGAGTTATGAATGGTGTTTCTGTAGTTGGTGATAAAGTTGGAGAAACTATGTATTATGGTGCTGGAGCTGGTGGAAATGCAACAGCTAGTGCCGTTATTGCAAATATAATTGATATTGCAAGAAAAGGTAAAGGCTCTCCTATGCTTGGTTTTGAAAAACAAATTGGTATTCAACCAACTTTAATGCCAAAAGATGAAATCAAAACAAAATATTATTTAAGGCTTGAAGTTGCTGATAAATCAGGTACTTTAGCAAAAGTAGCAAAAATATTTGGAGATAATGATATCTCAATAGAAAATATGATGCAGAAATCGAAAAAAGAGCAAAAAGCAAATTTACTTCTTACAACACATATTTGTATAGAAAAAGATATTTTAAAAGCTATAAATGAGCTTGAAAACTCAGGTGTAGTTCTTAAGAAACCAGCTATGATAAGAATAGAAGATTAA
- a CDS encoding LL-diaminopimelate aminotransferase: MFDEIEFERMKRLPNYVFAEVNAIKMEARRAGIDVIDFSMGNPDGPTPKHIVDKLKEAATKPKNYGYSASIGIYKLRVAICNWYKRKYGVDFLDPDKHACATMGSKEGYVHLVQAIVNVGDVAVVPDPTYPIHSYAFMLNGAAVHKFELVFDNEFKVDEDLFFKNLQKTIDESIPKVKYVVVNFPHNPSCATITPEFYTKLVAMAKKERFYIISDIAYADITFDGYKTPSIFQAEGALDVAVECFTLSKSYNMAGWRVGFIVGNEKLVGALKRIKSWLDYGMFAPIQIAATVALDGPQDCVDDIVEKYKTRRDVMLQAFEEAGWKMDKPNASMFIWAKIPEKAQHLGSLEFSKQLLREAQVAVSPGIGFGHYGDKYVRIALIENEKRIRQAAKNVKRYLKSLE; this comes from the coding sequence ATGTTTGATGAGATAGAATTTGAAAGAATGAAAAGACTTCCAAATTATGTATTTGCTGAAGTAAATGCTATAAAAATGGAAGCTAGACGTGCTGGTATTGATGTTATAGATTTTTCCATGGGAAATCCTGATGGACCGACACCAAAACATATTGTTGATAAATTAAAAGAAGCTGCAACAAAACCTAAAAACTATGGATATAGTGCTAGTATTGGTATTTATAAACTAAGAGTTGCTATTTGTAATTGGTACAAAAGAAAATATGGTGTTGATTTTTTAGATCCAGATAAACATGCTTGTGCAACAATGGGCTCAAAAGAAGGATATGTTCATTTAGTTCAAGCAATTGTAAATGTTGGAGATGTTGCTGTTGTTCCAGATCCTACTTATCCAATTCACTCATATGCTTTTATGTTAAATGGTGCTGCTGTTCATAAATTTGAATTAGTTTTTGATAATGAATTTAAAGTAGATGAAGATCTATTTTTTAAAAATTTACAAAAAACGATAGATGAATCTATTCCAAAAGTGAAATATGTAGTTGTAAACTTTCCACATAATCCATCTTGTGCGACAATCACACCTGAATTTTATACAAAACTTGTAGCAATGGCTAAAAAAGAGAGATTTTATATTATCTCTGACATTGCTTATGCTGATATAACTTTTGATGGATACAAAACTCCTTCAATCTTTCAAGCTGAAGGTGCTTTAGATGTTGCTGTTGAGTGCTTTACTTTAAGTAAATCATATAATATGGCTGGGTGGAGAGTTGGATTTATTGTTGGAAATGAAAAGCTTGTAGGTGCTTTAAAAAGAATTAAATCTTGGCTTGATTATGGAATGTTTGCTCCTATTCAAATTGCTGCTACTGTTGCACTTGATGGTCCACAAGATTGTGTTGATGATATTGTAGAAAAGTATAAAACAAGAAGAGATGTTATGCTTCAAGCTTTTGAAGAAGCTGGATGGAAAATGGATAAACCAAATGCTTCAATGTTTATTTGGGCAAAAATCCCTGAAAAAGCACAACACTTAGGAAGTTTAGAGTTTTCAAAACAACTTCTAAGAGAAGCTCAAGTTGCAGTAAGTCCTGGAATTGGTTTTGGACATTATGGTGATAAATATGTAAGAATTGCTCTAATTGAGAATGAAAAGAGAATTAGACAAGCTGCTAAAAATGTTAAAAGATATTTAAAATCATTAGAGTAG
- a CDS encoding MerR family transcriptional regulator has protein sequence MFEDLFDPNLVSKLLVTIGDVSEVTKIPQRKLRYWEDKGIIQSSSKEDGTTRKYDYLNIKKIILIKELLDEGFTLDASVKKVEERVEKLQNAFNKLKEKNDN, from the coding sequence ATGTTTGAAGATCTATTTGACCCAAATTTAGTATCAAAACTACTTGTAACTATTGGTGATGTTTCAGAAGTTACAAAGATTCCACAAAGAAAACTTAGATATTGGGAAGATAAGGGAATTATTCAATCTTCTTCAAAAGAAGATGGAACAACAAGAAAATATGATTATTTAAATATTAAGAAAATAATTTTAATTAAAGAGTTATTAGATGAAGGTTTTACACTTGATGCTTCAGTTAAAAAAGTAGAAGAAAGAGTAGAAAAGCTACAAAATGCTTTTAATAAATTAAAAGAAAAGAACGATAACTAA
- the rsmI gene encoding 16S rRNA (cytidine(1402)-2'-O)-methyltransferase, producing the protein MLCLVPTPIGNLEDISQRSLNILLEAELIFCEDTRVTKKLLNLLADKYKLDFSSTLSKEFKSFHSHNEEEVLKNLSKDIFTKNVVYCSDAGMPCVSDPGASLVDWCIKNSVPYDVLPGANAILTAYAMSGFSSTEFTFFGFLDHKGASRASKLDEVLNSNRVSILYESPHRILKLFEELNKKEPNRTIFLVKEISKVYQTSYKDSSKNLYEKLKNLEIKGEWVVVVEAKEKIGFNLELDDILPLDIAPKVKAKLISKLTGESIKEVYQKLLDKITK; encoded by the coding sequence ATGTTGTGCTTAGTTCCAACTCCAATAGGAAATCTTGAAGATATTTCTCAAAGATCTTTAAATATCTTATTGGAAGCGGAACTAATTTTTTGTGAAGATACAAGAGTAACAAAAAAACTTCTAAATCTCTTAGCAGATAAATATAAACTTGACTTTTCATCAACTTTAAGCAAAGAATTCAAATCTTTTCATTCTCACAATGAAGAAGAGGTTTTAAAAAACTTATCAAAAGATATTTTTACTAAAAATGTTGTTTATTGTAGTGATGCTGGAATGCCTTGTGTTAGTGACCCTGGTGCATCTTTGGTTGATTGGTGTATAAAAAATAGTGTTCCTTATGATGTTTTACCTGGAGCAAATGCGATATTAACTGCTTATGCAATGAGCGGATTTTCAAGTACAGAGTTCACTTTTTTTGGCTTTTTAGACCATAAAGGTGCAAGTAGAGCTTCAAAACTTGATGAAGTTTTAAATAGTAACAGAGTTTCAATTCTTTATGAATCACCTCATAGAATTTTAAAACTTTTTGAAGAACTAAATAAAAAAGAGCCAAATAGAACAATATTTTTAGTAAAAGAGATAAGCAAGGTTTATCAAACTTCTTATAAAGATAGTTCTAAAAATTTATATGAAAAGTTAAAAAACCTTGAAATAAAAGGTGAATGGGTTGTTGTTGTTGAAGCAAAAGAGAAAATTGGTTTCAACTTAGAATTAGATGATATTTTACCACTTGATATAGCTCCAAAAGTAAAAGCAAAGTTAATTTCAAAGCTTACAGGAGAATCTATAAAAGAGGTTTATCAAAAATTATTGGATAAAATCACAAAATGA
- a CDS encoding efflux RND transporter periplasmic adaptor subunit, with protein sequence MKKILLILFLLLQYNFAEILDAKQLFNIEKIKAKEKKITQSKSFYGLTKIDESKVVDIVSRFDGYITYLNTNKNYMDIKKGELLYKIYSPEISSSIAELEIAKEINKDIENKVSGKLINLNIDKNEQERLIKSNNKDVFVKSNVDGIITQKNVNNQSFIEKGKTIFQISQIDSLWFIASVYQEDLSFIKTNMKANIKLDGLENPINAKVDFIYPVIDDSKKTVDIRFIIDNKSRNILPSMFGKVELIKEEREVLSLPRSAVIKRADEYFVFIPKSNGDFEPKKIEAKRVSKELYEVYSGISKEDEVINNSLFLYDADAMTNRLYDVNDEEW encoded by the coding sequence GAAAAAATAAAAGCAAAAGAGAAGAAAATAACTCAAAGCAAAAGTTTTTATGGACTTACTAAAATTGATGAAAGTAAAGTTGTGGATATTGTAAGTAGATTTGATGGATATATTACATATTTAAATACAAATAAAAATTATATGGATATAAAAAAAGGAGAACTTTTATATAAGATTTATTCTCCTGAAATTAGCTCTTCTATTGCTGAATTAGAGATTGCAAAAGAGATTAATAAAGATATTGAGAATAAAGTTTCTGGAAAGTTAATTAATCTAAATATTGATAAAAACGAGCAAGAAAGATTGATTAAATCAAACAATAAAGATGTTTTTGTTAAATCAAATGTTGATGGAATAATTACACAAAAGAATGTAAATAATCAAAGTTTTATTGAAAAAGGTAAAACAATATTTCAAATAAGCCAAATAGATAGTTTATGGTTTATAGCTTCTGTTTATCAAGAAGATTTGAGTTTTATAAAAACAAATATGAAAGCAAATATAAAACTAGATGGTTTAGAAAATCCTATTAATGCAAAAGTTGATTTTATTTATCCAGTTATTGATGATAGTAAAAAAACTGTTGATATAAGATTTATTATTGATAATAAATCAAGAAATATACTTCCATCAATGTTTGGTAAAGTTGAGCTAATTAAAGAAGAGAGAGAAGTTTTATCTCTTCCTAGAAGTGCAGTTATTAAAAGAGCAGATGAATACTTTGTATTTATTCCAAAATCAAATGGAGATTTTGAACCAAAGAAAATAGAAGCTAAAAGAGTTTCAAAAGAGCTATATGAAGTATATAGTGGAATAAGTAAAGAAGATGAAGTTATAAATAACTCATTGTTTTTATATGATGCAGATGCTATGACAAATAGGCTTTATGATGTAAATGATGAGGAGTGGTAG
- a CDS encoding YceI family protein produces MSRLLKLMVVSAVATSVLTAAEYKVDTVHSNVGFSVKHMMVTNVNGKFTSYNSNFEIDEKTKTFKNLKAKIDTLSIDTGIKDRDDHLKSDDFFSASTYPEMSFEMTSYKADGDDGKMEGKLTLRGVTKNITLEVDDINIHGNKIGFALEGKIKRSDFGLKWNKAIELGGVAVGDEVKIKIDIEADRK; encoded by the coding sequence ATGAGTAGATTATTAAAACTAATGGTTGTTTCTGCTGTTGCAACATCAGTTCTTACAGCAGCTGAATATAAAGTAGATACTGTTCATTCAAATGTTGGATTTAGTGTAAAACATATGATGGTTACAAATGTTAATGGTAAATTTACATCATATAACTCAAATTTTGAAATTGATGAAAAGACAAAGACTTTTAAAAATTTAAAAGCTAAAATTGATACATTATCAATTGATACAGGAATAAAAGATAGAGATGATCATTTAAAAAGTGATGATTTCTTTTCAGCTTCAACATATCCAGAGATGAGTTTTGAGATGACTTCATATAAAGCAGATGGAGATGATGGAAAAATGGAGGGTAAACTTACTTTAAGAGGAGTTACAAAAAATATTACTCTTGAAGTTGATGATATAAATATCCATGGAAATAAAATTGGATTTGCACTTGAAGGAAAAATCAAAAGATCTGATTTTGGTTTAAAATGGAACAAAGCTATTGAACTTGGTGGAGTTGCTGTTGGTGATGAAGTAAAAATAAAAATTGATATTGAAGCAGATAGAAAGTAG
- a CDS encoding isochorismatase family protein, whose amino-acid sequence MQEIDTKSSALLLIEYQNEWLDKKSKLYGFMKDKKQFEASIKNSKEALEYARNIGMKIIHIPLVLSDDYKEFGNDAKYGLRAVIPQVKTWQDKNKDFHKDFLPKEEDFVVSGRLGASGFAGSNLDAILKNNGIKTLYMTGFATNVCVESTFREAHDKGYNAIVIDDATSSFTKEEKEFFIKNIVHHFGLNISTKEFLTSKVNIDKKEIVKGFYKALGERNIQNALSFIDEDIEYLAVKETSPTFPELYGKYRNKKELLEFFTHLNEYYKTLDFRIESIAENENSVFVKGYLKYEILKNKEIYETDFMAFIDIENSLIKKYKFFKDTAFLEYLYKKE is encoded by the coding sequence ATGCAAGAAATAGATACAAAAAGTTCAGCTCTATTATTAATAGAGTATCAAAATGAGTGGTTAGATAAAAAATCTAAATTATATGGTTTTATGAAAGATAAGAAACAGTTTGAAGCTTCTATAAAAAATTCTAAAGAAGCTTTAGAGTATGCAAGAAATATAGGTATGAAAATAATTCATATACCTTTGGTTTTAAGTGATGATTACAAAGAGTTTGGAAATGATGCAAAATATGGTTTAAGAGCAGTTATACCTCAAGTTAAGACTTGGCAGGATAAAAACAAAGATTTTCATAAAGATTTTTTACCAAAAGAAGAAGATTTTGTAGTAAGTGGAAGATTAGGTGCTAGTGGATTTGCTGGATCAAATTTGGATGCAATTTTAAAGAATAATGGAATAAAAACTTTATATATGACAGGTTTTGCTACGAATGTTTGTGTAGAATCAACTTTTAGAGAAGCACATGATAAAGGATATAACGCTATTGTAATAGATGATGCTACAAGTAGTTTTACAAAGGAAGAGAAAGAGTTTTTTATAAAAAATATTGTTCACCATTTTGGGCTTAATATCTCTACAAAAGAGTTCTTAACTTCTAAAGTGAATATAGATAAAAAAGAGATTGTAAAAGGTTTTTATAAAGCTTTGGGAGAAAGAAATATACAAAATGCTTTAAGTTTTATAGATGAAGATATAGAGTATTTAGCTGTAAAAGAAACTAGCCCTACTTTTCCTGAATTATATGGAAAATATAGAAATAAGAAAGAGTTATTAGAGTTCTTTACTCATTTAAATGAATATTATAAAACTTTAGATTTTAGGATTGAAAGTATTGCAGAAAATGAAAATAGTGTATTTGTAAAAGGTTACTTAAAATATGAGATATTAAAAAACAAAGAGATTTATGAAACAGATTTTATGGCTTTTATAGATATTGAAAATAGCTTGATAAAAAAATATAAGTTTTTTAAAGATACTGCATTTTTGGAGTATTTGTATAAAAAAGAGTAG
- a CDS encoding ankyrin repeat domain-containing protein, with protein MCSNILLNSKLNETISPSEFLNLVISKSTNKIITLLILGRVNINVRDCSGKNALYWAMINEDYELIKALIKYKIDLKVSKNLNALNFAVYLDNPKLLKTLCDCGLDIDCYDEINSTPLIYAILYNKKRAINFLILKGANQEHEDFMGNCPKNLLKRA; from the coding sequence ATGTGTAGCAATATTTTATTAAATAGCAAATTAAATGAGACAATTAGTCCAAGTGAGTTTTTAAATCTAGTAATTTCAAAAAGTACAAACAAAATTATCACTCTTCTGATTTTAGGAAGAGTAAATATAAATGTAAGAGATTGCAGTGGGAAAAATGCTCTTTATTGGGCTATGATAAATGAAGATTACGAGCTTATAAAAGCTCTTATAAAATACAAGATAGATTTAAAAGTAAGCAAAAATCTAAATGCTCTAAACTTTGCTGTTTATTTAGATAATCCAAAACTTCTGAAAACTCTTTGTGATTGTGGTTTAGATATAGATTGTTATGATGAGATAAATTCAACTCCTTTGATTTATGCAATTTTATATAATAAAAAGAGAGCTATTAATTTCTTAATTCTAAAAGGTGCTAATCAAGAACATGAAGATTTTATGGGGAATTGTCCTAAGAACTTATTAAAAAGAGCATAA
- the rpmE gene encoding 50S ribosomal protein L31 gives MKKDIHPDYKLCQVSCACGNSFETKSNVEAMRIDICSACHPFFTGEQKIVDAAGRVEKFKAKYNMAK, from the coding sequence ATGAAAAAAGATATTCATCCAGATTACAAACTATGCCAAGTATCTTGTGCTTGTGGAAATAGCTTTGAGACAAAATCAAATGTTGAAGCAATGAGAATTGACATTTGTTCTGCTTGTCACCCATTCTTCACAGGAGAGCAAAAAATTGTTGATGCTGCTGGAAGAGTTGAGAAATTTAAAGCTAAATATAATATGGCAAAATAA
- a CDS encoding efflux RND transporter permease subunit, giving the protein MVEKIIDLSIKNRFLVLFFSIILCFASFWAIKNTNLDALPDMSANQVILEVEWSNQSAKTIEEQISYPLISNLMSLPNIETIRAMSSFSNSMIYIIFKDGYDLYDARSRILEQLSTLQGTFPKNAKVKLGPDASGVGWAYQYALKSSTKSLDELRTLQDYFYKFALLGVDGVSEVASVGGFVRNYEITLNQDRLVQYDLSIDDIQNAVLANNNDSGARIILENGYENIVSARAYLKNKFDIENITIKVLNNTPLKIKDIAEVNITSNERRGVAELNGEGEVVGGIVITRYGADVHSVIKSVKTKLETLKVDGIEVVEVYDRTSLIDAAIDTLKRTLIEESIIVMLIVALFLFHFRSALIIIITLPLTVLITFLLMKLFDIGSNIMSLGGIAIAIGAMVDATIVMVENAHKHLQGKENISNQDRIEIILSSAKQVGRPIFFALLLVVVSFLPIFALSGQEGKLFSPLAFTKTFAMLGGAILSITLVPILMIFFIKGKIISEDRNIINRFFIKAYSPMLRLTLRIKYLFVALFFVGIIFGVYTYSKLKWEFMPSLNEATFMYMPVTPYGIGVDLAKELAQKTNMVIKSFPEVESAFAKAGRADSATDPAPLAMLETIITFKPQSQWREGMTYKKLIYEMDKKLQVKGLVNSWTYPIKGRIDMLLTGIRTPLGIKLYGNDLKIIQEQSSNIEAILKKYEGTMTVSADKINQGYYLNVEIDDEQISRYGITRDTILQALSLGVGGETLNLFLDKLERYPITLRYEAKNREDIFSLENLQIKTDLGFKPLKTFAKLNYEESPSIIQSEKALKVAYVYISPKDSVSIKQYKEEASKLLEDIELPSGYYYEWSGESELLEHATQKLSYIIPLVLVFIFILIYLALKNLKYSLIIFLTLPFALSGGMFYIDLLGYNVSIAVVVGFLALLGVAAETSIVMILYLDEAVKNMQDSDDNSLRNAIFSGAVLRLRPKLMTLFAILGGLIPIMYIDSIGSEIMQKIAAPMIGGMLSSAILTLFIIPAIFYIFMRNNQNKRA; this is encoded by the coding sequence ATGGTTGAAAAAATTATAGATTTAAGTATTAAAAATAGATTCTTAGTACTTTTTTTCTCTATTATTCTATGTTTTGCATCATTTTGGGCTATAAAGAATACAAATCTTGATGCTTTGCCTGATATGTCAGCAAATCAAGTAATATTAGAAGTTGAGTGGTCAAATCAAAGTGCAAAAACTATTGAAGAGCAGATATCTTATCCTCTTATTTCAAATCTTATGAGTTTGCCAAATATTGAAACAATTAGAGCTATGAGTAGCTTTTCAAATTCAATGATATATATTATTTTTAAAGATGGATATGATTTATATGATGCAAGAAGTAGAATTCTTGAGCAGTTATCAACTCTTCAAGGAACTTTTCCTAAAAATGCAAAAGTTAAGCTTGGACCAGATGCTTCAGGAGTTGGATGGGCTTATCAATATGCTTTAAAATCTTCAACAAAAAGTTTAGATGAGCTAAGAACTTTACAAGATTATTTTTATAAATTTGCTCTTTTAGGGGTTGATGGAGTTAGTGAAGTTGCTAGTGTTGGAGGATTTGTTAGAAATTATGAGATAACATTAAATCAAGATAGATTAGTACAATATGATTTAAGTATAGATGATATACAAAATGCAGTTCTAGCGAATAATAATGATAGTGGAGCAAGAATTATATTAGAAAATGGATATGAAAATATAGTTAGTGCAAGAGCATACTTAAAAAATAAGTTTGATATAGAAAATATCACAATAAAAGTTTTAAATAATACTCCTTTAAAAATAAAAGATATAGCAGAAGTAAATATAACTTCAAATGAAAGAAGAGGAGTTGCTGAGCTAAATGGAGAAGGTGAAGTTGTTGGTGGAATTGTAATAACAAGATATGGAGCAGATGTTCATAGTGTTATAAAAAGTGTGAAAACAAAACTTGAAACTCTAAAAGTTGATGGAATTGAAGTTGTTGAGGTTTATGATAGAACTTCATTAATTGATGCTGCAATAGATACTTTAAAAAGAACACTTATTGAAGAATCTATAATAGTTATGCTAATTGTTGCCCTATTCTTATTTCATTTTAGAAGTGCTTTGATTATAATCATAACTCTTCCTTTGACTGTTTTAATTACATTTTTACTTATGAAGCTTTTTGATATTGGCTCAAATATTATGAGTTTGGGTGGAATAGCTATTGCAATTGGAGCTATGGTTGATGCAACTATTGTAATGGTTGAGAATGCTCATAAACATCTTCAAGGAAAAGAGAATATCTCAAATCAAGATAGAATAGAGATCATTTTATCTTCAGCAAAACAAGTAGGAAGACCAATATTTTTTGCACTTTTACTTGTAGTTGTATCATTTTTACCAATTTTTGCACTTAGTGGTCAAGAAGGAAAACTATTCTCTCCTTTAGCATTTACAAAAACTTTTGCAATGTTAGGTGGTGCAATATTATCAATAACTTTAGTTCCTATTTTGATGATATTCTTTATAAAAGGAAAAATTATAAGTGAAGATAGAAATATTATAAATAGATTCTTTATAAAAGCATATTCTCCAATGTTAAGATTAACTTTAAGAATAAAATACCTATTTGTTGCCCTATTCTTTGTAGGTATTATTTTTGGAGTTTATACTTATAGTAAATTAAAATGGGAATTTATGCCATCTTTAAATGAAGCAACATTTATGTATATGCCTGTAACTCCATATGGAATTGGAGTTGATTTAGCAAAAGAGTTAGCACAAAAAACAAATATGGTAATAAAATCATTCCCAGAAGTAGAAAGTGCATTTGCAAAGGCTGGACGAGCAGATAGTGCAACAGATCCAGCACCTTTAGCAATGCTTGAAACTATTATTACTTTTAAACCACAATCACAGTGGAGAGAAGGAATGACATATAAAAAATTAATTTATGAAATGGATAAAAAACTTCAAGTAAAAGGATTAGTAAATTCATGGACTTATCCTATTAAAGGACGAATTGATATGCTTTTAACAGGAATTAGAACACCACTTGGAATAAAACTATATGGAAATGATTTAAAAATAATACAAGAACAAAGTAGTAATATTGAAGCAATATTAAAAAAATATGAAGGAACAATGACAGTAAGTGCTGATAAGATAAATCAAGGTTACTATTTAAATGTAGAAATAGATGATGAACAAATATCAAGATATGGGATTACAAGAGATACAATTTTACAAGCTTTATCTTTGGGAGTAGGTGGAGAAACATTAAATCTATTCTTGGATAAGCTTGAGAGATATCCAATTACATTAAGATATGAAGCAAAAAACAGAGAAGATATATTCTCTTTAGAAAATCTTCAAATTAAAACTGATTTAGGATTTAAACCATTAAAAACTTTTGCAAAGTTAAATTATGAAGAGAGTCCATCAATAATACAATCAGAAAAGGCTTTAAAAGTTGCATATGTTTATATTAGTCCAAAAGATAGTGTTAGTATAAAACAGTATAAAGAAGAAGCTTCTAAATTATTAGAAGATATAGAGCTTCCAAGTGGTTACTATTATGAGTGGTCAGGAGAGAGTGAGTTGTTAGAACATGCAACTCAAAAATTAAGTTATATTATTCCTTTAGTATTGGTATTTATTTTCATACTCATATATTTAGCTTTGAAGAATTTAAAATACTCTTTAATAATATTTTTAACACTTCCTTTTGCTTTAAGTGGTGGAATGTTTTATATTGATTTATTGGGTTATAATGTATCAATAGCAGTTGTTGTAGGTTTCTTAGCACTTCTTGGAGTTGCTGCTGAAACATCTATTGTTATGATTTTATATCTTGATGAAGCTGTAAAAAATATGCAAGATAGTGATGACAATAGTTTGAGAAATGCAATATTTTCAGGTGCAGTTTTAAGATTAAGACCAAAACTAATGACACTTTTTGCAATTTTAGGAGGACTTATACCTATTATGTATATTGATTCAATAGGAAGTGAAATAATGCAAAAAATTGCAGCACCAATGATTGGTGGGATGCTTAGTTCTGCAATTTTAACACTATTTATAATACCAGCAATATTTTATATTTTTATGAGAAATAATCAAAACAAAAGAGCATAA
- the rlmB gene encoding 23S rRNA (guanosine(2251)-2'-O)-methyltransferase RlmB, whose protein sequence is MIVYGKQIVLYVLEKHPELVEEVFLSKEIDKKLFTQFARLNKKIHKVDNQKAQALAKGGNHQGLILKLSDYSYTAIKDLKNMNFIVVLDGLTDVGNIGAIARTCYSLGIDGLIAADIKTVNNSGTIRTSAGALLDLPFAIHPKSVDLASELKDAGFALIGATMDGTDLKKYGKIEKTDKVALFLGNEGEGISPKVTKKLDLKVSIKMEKKFDSLNVSAAAAILIYNLKK, encoded by the coding sequence ATGATAGTATATGGAAAACAAATAGTACTTTATGTATTAGAAAAGCACCCTGAATTAGTAGAAGAGGTATTTTTATCGAAAGAAATTGATAAAAAACTATTTACTCAATTTGCAAGATTAAATAAAAAAATACATAAAGTTGATAACCAAAAAGCTCAAGCTTTAGCAAAAGGTGGAAATCATCAAGGGCTTATTTTAAAGCTTAGTGATTATAGTTATACAGCAATAAAAGATTTAAAAAATATGAATTTTATTGTTGTTTTAGATGGTTTAACTGATGTTGGAAATATTGGTGCAATTGCTAGAACTTGTTACTCTTTAGGAATTGATGGTTTAATTGCAGCTGATATAAAAACTGTAAATAACTCTGGAACAATAAGAACAAGTGCTGGAGCGCTTCTTGATTTACCATTTGCAATTCATCCAAAAAGTGTTGATTTAGCAAGTGAGTTAAAAGATGCTGGTTTTGCACTTATTGGTGCAACAATGGATGGAACCGATTTAAAAAAATATGGGAAAATAGAGAAAACAGATAAAGTTGCTCTTTTTTTAGGAAATGAGGGTGAAGGAATTAGCCCAAAAGTTACAAAAAAACTTGATTTAAAAGTATCTATTAAAATGGAAAAAAAGTTTGATTCTTTAAATGTTTCAGCTGCTGCAGCTATTTTAATATATAATTTAAAAAAATAA